The Platichthys flesus chromosome 10, fPlaFle2.1, whole genome shotgun sequence genome includes a window with the following:
- the LOC133962267 gene encoding eukaryotic translation initiation factor 4 gamma 3-like, whose amino-acid sequence MVGGRGAPLINLGAQGPPTRKIFTSLSVHDSVHLKKSGNAWKPGMKRESLPAEPESHITQDLFKKGHSILNKVTPEKFNHLMKQVWDLTIETEERLKGVVDLVFEKAIDEPSFSVTYGNMCGCLATVRRPLS is encoded by the exons ATGGTTGGAGGACGAGGTGCTCCA CTTATAAACCTTGGGGCACAAGGACCACCGACCAGGAAGATCTTTACGAGCCTGTCTGTGCACGACAGTGTTCACCTAAAGAAATCAGGGAATGCCTGGAAACCAGGCATGAAGAGGGAAAGCCTCCCAGCGGAACCAGAGTCACATATAACACAG GACCTCTTCAAGAAGGGCCACAGTATCCTGAACAAGGTGACGCCTGAGAAGTTCAACCATCTGATGAAGCAGGTGTGGGATTTGACCATCGAAACGGAGGAGCGGCTCAAAGGAGTCGTGGACCTGGTGTTTGAGAAAGCCATCGACGAGCCCAGCTTCTCGGTGACCTACGGGAACATGTGCGGCTGTCTCGCCACAGTAAGGAGGCCGCTTAGttga